A window of Cryptomeria japonica chromosome 3, Sugi_1.0, whole genome shotgun sequence contains these coding sequences:
- the LOC131874199 gene encoding putative inactive G-type lectin S-receptor-like serine/threonine-protein kinase SRK, whose translation MGKLFQSLFLAVTVFIQLKSNGAVVEAGDTLLLGSSLTGNQTIISKNGTFELGFFSPNGNNWYIGIWYAQLPEKTSVWVANRETPARNRSGVLKLSREGNLILFDAEGASLWSVNTTNKASRAVILDSGNFVVMRNGNKSETFRQSFDNPVDTWLPGMVVGGERKLVSWKNSLDPALGLFSLHTNLSGAKQFVLTWNNSVQYWESGAWDGKILSGIPEL comes from the coding sequence ATGGGAAAATTATTCCAAAGCCTGTTTCTTGCAGTTACCGTGTTTATTCAACTGAAGAGCAATGGTGCTGTAGTGGAGGCTGGAGATACTCTTTTGCTGGGTTCCTCGCTTACTGGAAATCAGACAATTATTTCAAAGAATGGCACATTTGAGCTGGGATTCTTCAGTCCAAATGGAAACAACTGGTATATTGGCATCTGGTATGCCCAATTACCAGAGAAGACGTCTGTTTGGGTGGCTAACAGGGAGACTCCAGCAAGAAACCGGTCGGGCGTTTTGAAGCTCTCACGAGAAGGTAATCTGATACTGTTCGATGCAGAGGGCGCATCTCTTTGGTCAGTCAACACAACAAACAAGGCCTCCCGAGCTGTGATATTGGATTCTGGTAATTTTGTAGTTATGAGAAATGGCAATAAATCTGAAACTTTTCGGCAGAGTTTCGACAATCCCGTCGATACCTGGTTGCCAGGGATGGTAGTTGGTGGAGAGCGAAAGCTAGTCTCTTGGAAAAACTCATTGGATCCTGCTCTAGGGCTTTTTTCCTTACACACGAATCTATCTGGGGCCAAACAATTCGTGCTGACATGGAATAATTCTGTACAGTATTGGGAGAGCGGGGCTTGGGACGGCAAAATTTTAAGTGGAATTCCAGAACTTTAA
- the LOC131057807 gene encoding G-type lectin S-receptor-like serine/threonine-protein kinase At2g19130 — translation MTWSLPRDGCAVYGPCGAYGSCDSRDLQVCSCVEGFKPTDNRAWLSQDWASSGCIRQSPLNCSTDGFIDIDVTLPNDSASSYPASTKKDCQKACFHNCLCTAFSFNPPSGPCQISFGDLLNMRNITSSKSNSNVFIRVGASQLSPKHKNTGTVGIVLGIVGALTVALGVSSILIWWRHQLRSMDRPADSSNSFLRIFPYKELKFATRNFRSKLGSGGFGSVFKGSLPDGTLVAVKKMKGSIQDEK, via the coding sequence ATGACTTGGTCTTTGCCCAGAGATGGTTGCGCTGTATATGGTCCTTGTGGTGCGTACGGATCCTGCGACTCTAGAGATCTTCAAGTCTGTAGCTGCGTGGAAGGCTTCAAACCCACAGACAATCGCGCCTGGCTCTCGCAAGATTGGGCATCCAGTGGCTGTATTCGGCAGAGCCCGTTAAACTGCAGCACTGACGGATTCATCGACATTGATGTCACTTTGCCGAACGATTCTGCTTCTTCATACCCTGCATCTACAAAGAAAGATTGCCAGAAAGCCTGCTTCCACAACTGCTTATGCACAGCGTTTAGTTTCAATCCGCCTTCAGGGCCCTGCCAGATATCGTTTGGAGATTTGCTAAACATGCGCAACATTACTTCATCAAAAAGCAATTCAAATGTCTTCATTCGGGTAGGTGCCTCTCAACTTTCTCCGAAACACAAAAACACGGGTACTGTAGGCATAGTGCTTGGTATTGTAGGTGCACTCACCGTTGCTCTGGGTGTCTCTTCAATTTTAATTTGGTGGAGGCATCAGCTGCGGTCGATGGACAGGCCTGCAGATTCCTCCAACTCTTTTCTGAGAATATTTCCGTACAAAGAATTGAAATTTGCGACAAGGAATTTTAGGTCTAAGTTGGGGAGCGGAGGCTTTGGCTCCGTGTTCAAAGGATCTCTACCGGATGGTACGCTTGTGGCCGTAAAAAAAATGAAGGGGTCAATACAAGATGAGAAGTAA
- the LOC131057811 gene encoding G-type lectin S-receptor-like serine/threonine-protein kinase At2g19130, producing MPKGSLNSLLFKSNCKSKGEVLDWKTRFENAVGTARGLLYLHEECRDCIIHCDVKPENILLDSNLSPKLADFGLAKLVGRDFSHFWHDAVGNLEIISGRRNLDLTAQDSSLYYFPPWAATQMQQGKTMNIVEEGVAEEADMEEVRRACVVALLCIQEEEEVRPSMGQVVQMLEGKMELQTPQIPSSAVRPPHRSDTSS from the exons ATGCCCAAGGGCTCTTTAAATTCCTTACTGTTTAAGAGTAATTGCAAAAGTAAAGGAGAAGTGCTCGACTGGAAGACCCGATTCGAGAATGCAGTAGGCACTGCAAGAGGTTTACTTTATCTCCATGAGGAATGCAGAGATTGCATCATCCACTGTGATGTTAAACCTGAAAACATTCTGCTAGATAGTAATTTGTCACCGAAGTTGGCCGATTTTGGATTGGCAAAGCTTGTGGGTAGAGATTTTAGCCAC TTTTGGCATGACGCTGTTGGAAACTTGGAAATCATTTCTGGGCGAAGAAATCTAGATTTAACCGCGCAAGATTCAAGTTTGTATTACTTTCCTCCGTGGGCTGCAACTCAAATGCAGCAGGGGAAGACGATGAATATTGTGGAGGAGGGTGTTGCAGAGGAGGCAGACATGGAAGAGGTGAGAAGAGCATGTGTTGTAGCGTTATTGTGCATTCAAGAGGAGGAGGAAGTGAGGCCTAGCATGGGGCAAGTGGTGCAGATGCTGGAAGGGAAGATGGAGCTTCAAACTCCGCAGATTCCGAGCTCTGCGGTTAGGCCACCACACCGAAGCGACACAAGCAGCTAG